The Coffea eugenioides isolate CCC68of chromosome 8, Ceug_1.0, whole genome shotgun sequence genome has a segment encoding these proteins:
- the LOC113781087 gene encoding UDP-galactose/UDP-glucose transporter 4, whose product MKNEDQARSLFGISLSDRPRWQQFVICSSGFFFGYLVNGICEEYVYNRLSFSYGWYFTFVQGFVYLALIHLQGFTIKQMVNPWGTYVKLSGVLMGSHGLTKGSLAYLNYPAQIMFKSTKVLPVMVMGAFIPGLRRKYPLHEYVSAILLVIGLILFTLADANTSPNFSMIGVAMISGALIMDSFLGNLQEAIFTMNPETTQMEMLFCSTVVGLPFLLGPMIVTGELFKAWSSCYEHPYVYGVLVFEAMATFIGQVSVLSLIALFGAATTAMITTARKAVTLLLSYLIFTKPLTEQHCSGLLLIAMGILIKLLPENKPPTRVLMPSTNTKQGKSLLKEVKKPSDNKGDEEDQGKSPLI is encoded by the exons ATGAAGAACGAAGATCAAGCAAGGTCTCTTTTTGGGATTTCTTTATCTGATCGTCCCAGATGGCAGCAATTCGTTATTTGCTCGTCTGGTTTCTTCTTTGGTTATCTTGTTAATGGCATTTGTGAG GAGTATGTATATAACCGGCTCAGTTTCAG CTATGGATGGTATTTTACCTTTGTACAAGGTTTTGTGTATTTGGCACTGATACACTTACAGGGTTTCACTATTAAGCAAATGGTGAATCCATGGGGAACTTATGTAAAGCTTTCTGGTGTTCTTATGGGTTCTCATGGATTGACAAAGGGTTCGTTGGCTTACCTTAACTATCCTGCACAAATCATGTTTAAATCCACAAAG GTACTGCCTGTGATGGTGATGGGAGCCTTTATTCCTGGCTTGAGAAGAAAATACCCTCTCCATGAATATGTCTCTGCCATTCTTCTAGTCATTGGCTTGATTCTCTTCACATTGGCAGATGCCAACACTTCTCCAAATTTCAGCATGATTGGGGTTGCGATGATTAGTGGAGCTCTAATTATGGATTCATTCTTGGGTAACTTGCAGGAAGCAATCTTTACCATGAATCCTGAAACAACTCAG ATGGAGATGCTATTTTGCTCAACAGTGGTTGGGTTGCCTTTCCTGCTTGGACCAATGATAGTAACAGGCGAGCTGTTCAAGGCGTGGAGTTCTTGTTATGAG CATCCTTACGTGTACGGGGTGTTGGTCTTTGAAGCAATGGCCACATTTATAGGTCAAGTCTCTGTTCTATCACTCATTGCTTTGTTTGGGGCTGCCACTACAGCTATG ATAACAACAGCAAGGAAGGCAGTTACGTTGCTGCTGTCATACTTGATTTTCACGAAACCTCTTACTGAACAGCATTGTTCTGGTTTACTACTCATAGCCATGGGAATTCTAATCAAACTCCTGCCTGAAAATAAACCTCCTACTCGAGTTTTGATGCCCAGCACCAATACAAAGCAGGGCAAGTCTCTTTTGAAAGAAGTGAAGAAGCCATCAGATAATAAAGGAGACGAAGAAGATCAAGGGAAAAGCCCGTTAATCTGA
- the LOC113781622 gene encoding uncharacterized protein LOC113781622: MRGTKRFAASDLNPLPNDSILSKRILAGSSLDTQRAEPSQRQIMTASPPLDMQRAESSRQHVRALNKQFASWIQTQLEKHPDELWEDGVQDYLNHSKTIMEKFDDVVSWLKANAAKAENNSITGLDTIQKKPVSESKEQANNFLFGKPGIPPASTTASFGTSWGSGPVFNNSSPFSFGIQGSVGNKYSVSMNNDASNDTVEEEDVEQPSSPSVKKTEEEGIIVVHEVNCKVYVKSSDPTDKDAWKDKGSGQLSIKCKEGVDKGTRESKPIIVVRNEVGKVLLNASLYTGIKTNLQRRSIIAIFHTLADGDNKETVVAQTFLIRTKTDEERDQLAEVIKEYAPAA; the protein is encoded by the exons ATGAGAGGAACGAAACGTTTCGCCGCCTCCGACTTGAATCCATTACCCAATGATTCA ATTCTGAGTAAAAGAATACTGGCTGGGTCATCCCTTGATACTCAAAGGGCTGAGCCATCTCAACGGCAAATAATGACAGCTAGTCCACCATTGGATATGCAGAGAGCAGAATCATCTAGACAGCATGTGAGAGCACTCAACAAGCAATTCGCGAG TTGGATCCAGACACAATTAGAGAAGCACCCAGATGAACTTTGGGAAGATGGAGTTCAGGACTATCTGAATCATTCTAAAACCATTATG GAGAAATTCGATGATGTTGTCAGCTGGCTGAAAGCGAATGCTGCAAAAGCTGAAAACAACTCTATCACTGGTTTGGATACCATTCAGAAAAAACCTGTATCTGAAAGCAAAGAACAAGCCAATAACTTTTTATTTGGAAAACCTGGGATCCCTCCAGCTAGTACAACTGCAAGCTTTGGAACATCTTGGGGTTCTGGACCAGTCTTTAACAATAGcagtcctttttcttttg GAATTCAAGGTTCTGTTGGAAACAAatattcagtttccatgaacaACGATGCTTCAAATGACACAGTTGAGG AAGAGGATGTGGAGCAGCCTAGCAGTCCATCTGTGAAGAAGACTGAAGAGGAAGGAATCATTGTGGTTCATGAAGTTAATTGTAAAGTATATGTCAAG TCCAGTGACCCAACTGACAAAGATGCATGGAAGGATAAGGGCTCGGGGCAACTTTCTATCAAATGTAAAGAGGGTGTTGATAAGGGTACCAGAGAATCCAAGCCAATTATTGTTGTACGAAATGAA GTTGGGAAGGTGTTGCTCAATGCATCATTATATACTGGCATCAAGACCAATTTGCAGAGGCGCTCTATTATTGCTATATTTCATACTTTG GCTGATGGTGACAACAAAGAGACCGTTGTTGCACAGACATTCTTGATAAGAACTAAGACTGACGAGGAACGCGATCAATTGGCTGAGGTTATTAAAGAATATGCTCCTGCAGCATGA
- the LOC113779101 gene encoding calcium-dependent protein kinase 26-like, protein MELIESDNTNRKSVTRSCNCYGAVNLTEPILDTNHASNFTDRYVLGDQLGWGKFGIIRACSDKLTGEVLACKSIAKERLVTQDDVRSVKLEIEIMTKLSGHPNVVDLKAVYEEEDYVHLLMELCAGGELFHQIEKHGRFSEHEARTLFKQLMQVVTFCHENGIIHRDLKPENILLVSKSLLSPIKLADFGLATYIRPRQKLHGTVGSPFYIAPEVLAGGYNQAADVWSAGVILYILLSGMPPFWGKTKSEIFDAVRAADLQFHPFTWHRISEAAKDLIVGMLCLDPSKRFSAADVLAHSWINDLPEEPEELNMTDTASFSLLEVDNYSFSTPSIVRNQDYSFGDESPAIDCSKVENSPAFTCRSSFSSFLIDQSPCSTSGGYSFDGFSSPLSSMPSFTFFSPSTVIDGSINSSLKAKASMIDEGSGLVQLSFSPDPSQPIRHKLSEMEHRTEFRRGGVANGSKISSKRNHTIGLGELDQLDLMASESVIRWASCTHLPSAAALRSSLVC, encoded by the exons ATGGAATTAATAGAGAGTGATAATACTAATAGGAAATCAGTTACTAGAAGCTGCAACTGTTATGGGGCCGTGAACTTGACAGAACCGATTTTGGATACTAACCACGCCTCAAATTTTACTGATCGGTATGTTCTTGGAGATCAACTGGGATGGGGCAAATTTGGCATAATTAGGGCATGCTCAGATAAGTTGACAGGTGAAGTTTTGGCTTGCAAGTCCATTGCGAAAGAGAGATTGGTGACACAAGATGATGTTCGCAGTGTCAAGCTTGAGATAGAAATCATGACAAAATTATCTGGGCATCCAAATGTTGTGGATCTCAAGGCTGTTTATGAGGAGGAGGATTATGTGCATCTTCTAATGGAGCTTTGTGCTGGTGGGGAGCTGTTCCATCAGATTGAGAAACATGGGAGATTCTCTGAGCATGAAGCACGTACTCTCTTTAAGCAATTGATGCAAGTGGTTACATTCTGCCATGAAAATGGTATCATCCATAGAGATTTGAAACCAGAAAACATTCTTTTAGTCTCAAAATCATTGTTATCACCGATCAAGTTAGCAGACTTTGGTCTTGCCACATATATTAGACCTA GGCAGAAATTGCATGGAACAGTTGGCAGTCCATTTTATATAGCTCCTGAAGTATTAGCAGGAGGTTATAACCAGGCAGCTGATGTGTGGAGTGCTGGCGTTATTCTTTACATCCTGCTTAGTGGAATGCCTCCTTTTTGGGGTAAGACCAAGTCAGAAATTTTTGATGCTGTTAGAGCAGCAGATTTGCAATTTCATCCTTTTACTTGGCATCGAATATCTGAAGCTGCCAAGGACTTGATCGTTGGGATGCTCTGTCTCGACCCTTCCAAAAGGTTCAGTGCTGCAGATGTTCTAG CTCATTCCTGGATTAATGATCTGCCAGAGGAACCTGAAGAACTAAACATGACGGATACTGCCAGTTTTTCACTATTGGAAGTGGATAATTATTCTTTCTCAACTCCATCGATTGTTAGGAACCAGGACTACAGCTTTGGTGACGAATCACCTGCCATTGATTGTAGTAAAGTGGAAAATTCTCCAGCATTCACCTGCAGATCGTCCTTTTCATCTTTCCTGATCGACCAGTCACCTTGTTCAACATCAGGAGGCTACTCTTTTGATGGTTTCTCATCCCCACTTTCCTCGATGCCAAGTTTTACCTTCTTTAGTCCGAGCACCGTGATTGATGGGAGCATTAATTCAAGCTTGAAGGCAAAAGCATCCATGATAGATGAAG GTTCAGGTTTGGTACAACTATCCTTCTCTCCGGATCCTTCACAGCCCATCAGACACAAGTTGAGTGAAATGGAGCACAGAACAGAATTTCGAAGGGGAGGAGTGGCTAATGGATCAAAGATTTCAAGCAAAAGGAATCACACAATCGGTCTTGGTGAACTTGATCAGCTGGATCTCATGGCCAGTGAATCAGTCATCCGCTGGGCATCGTGCACACATCTTCCGAGTGCGGCTGCATTGAGATCATCGCTGGTATGCTAG
- the LOC113780879 gene encoding thaumatin-like protein 1a yields the protein MEKYSEEVFATLLFEDKRNAKPKSAILRRMNLRNAASQAGVRSLVGYQRYKYYYAFCDATFCGGLTPLLLLVVSFLSSSFACTFTVANYCPFTIWPGTLAGSETPQLPTTGFQLQSGQSLRIPAVSGWSGRIWGRTGCTFDASGVGSCQTGDCGGRLECDGMGATPSASLFEITLGAGDDKDFYDVSIVDGYNLPLIAVPLFADFSLFPLQFIC from the exons ATGGAAAAATACTCAGAAGAAGTATTCGCAACTTTACTATTCGAAGATAAAAGAAATGCTAAACCCAAAAGTGCCATCTTGCGGCGGATGAATTTACGAAACGCAGCATCGCAGGCGGGCGTGCGTTCGTTGGTTGGTTATCAAAGATACAAATACTACTACGCATTCTG CGATGCAACTTTCTGTGGTGGTCTTACACCGTTATTGCTGCTGGTGGTCTCTTTCTTGTCTAGCTCTTTTGCCTGCACATTTACCGTAGCAAACTACTGCCCCTTCACTATATGGCCCGGTACATTAGCCGGTTCAGAGACGCCGCAGCTCCCAACCACCGGATTCCAACTGCAATCGGGGCAAAGCCTGAGAATCCCAGCTGTCTCGGGGTGGTCAGGTCGCATTTGGGGAAGAACTGGGTGCACATTCGATGCATCGGGCGTGGGGTCCTGTCAAACAGGGGACTGCGGGGGAAGGCTGGAATGCGACGGCATGGGTGCAACACCTTCTGCCTCGCTCTTCGAGATAACCCTCGGCGCTGGAGATGACAAGGATTTCTACGACGTCAGCATCGTCGACGGCTACAACCTGCCGCTCATTGCGGTGCCACTCTTTGCAGACTTCTCTCTCTTCCCTTTGCAATTCATTTGTTGA